The Aminipila terrae nucleotide sequence ATTGCAGTGGGGTGCCTGATCGCATTACCACTGCTTTTTAGTGGATGCGGCAAGGAAGTGAAGCAGTCTGCAGGGCCAGGAGTTCAACAGACTGAACAGCCTATTGATTTAAATATCCTTTGTGTAGGGGATGTTATGGTGCACAAACCACAGATAGAGTGTCAGTATGATGCAAGTACAGGTAAATACGATTATACAAATAATTATAAATATGTTAAAGATTACATAAGTCAGGCAGACCTGGCTCTGTGCAATGTTGAAACAACTTTTGCAGGAGCGCCGTATTCAGGGTATCCCGACTTCTGTGCCCCGGATGAATTAGCGGATGCACTAAAAGATACTGGCTTTGATGTGGCTATAACTTCAAACAACCATATGATGGACAGGGGAGGCCCTGGGATGAAGAGGACCCTTGAAGTACTAAGGTCCAAAGGATTTGAAACTGTGGGGAGCAGACTTGATAATCAGGAAAAACGGTACGCCATTACAGACGTAAAGGGTGTAAAAGTTGCTGTAGTAGCGTATACTTTTGAAACGTCAACAGGTGGTTCCGGTACTGCAATAAATGGAAGTGTTATTTCTCCTGAGAATGCACAACTGATTAATTCCTTTAGCTACGATACAATCGACCATGATCTGGCTCAGATCAAGAACACCTGTGAAGAAGCCAGGAAGGCAGGAGCAGAAATTGTTATATTGTACTACCACTGGGGAGAAGAATATCAGAATTCTGCGAATAAGTGGCAGAAATACATAGCGGAGAAAAGTGTAGACAATATGGATGTGGATATAATATTTGCATCACATCCTCATGTACTTCAGGAAATGGATTACATAAAAAACCAGACTACCGGTAAAACCGTTCCGGTATTCTACAGTATGGGAAATTTTATATCAAATCAGAGAATAGAAACCTTAAATAACAGATATACTGAAGAAGGAATAATTGCAAAGGTAAATCTGCAATATGACAAATCACAAGGTAAAGCAACTAATGTGAAAATGAGTGCAGTACCTACCTGGGTGGAAAAATATAATTCAGGTGGAAGACCAATTTACGAAATTATTCCTTTAGATGAAAACCTGCAAAATAATGAAACGCTGAAAGCTTCTGGACATATATCCAGAGCAGAAGCTGCATTGGAGGATGCAAATGGAATACTTGAAACGCATTGATGAATCGAAAGATGAAATGGTGAGAACCCTTCAGGAACTGGTATCAATCAAGAGTGTAGAGGATAAACCTGCTAAAGATGCCCCTTTTGGCAAAGGTGTGGCTGAAGCTTTTGATTACATGATGAAAAAAGCGGAATCCGAAGGATTTGACACAGAAAATGCAGACAATTACGGGGGACACATTGAATTCGGCGGTTATATTCTTGATGAGGAAGGACAGATTACTGGCACCAGTGACGAGGTAATGGGTATTATAGGCCATCTGGATGTGGTACCAGAGGGTTCTGACTGGGAATATGAACCATACGGAGGAGTTATAGCGGATGGCAGGATTTATGGAAGAGGAACAATAGATAATAAGGGACCGGTTGTAGCTGCATACTATGCCATGAAGGCACTTAGAGACAGCGGATACATGCCTGAAAAAAAGGTAAGGCTGATTCTTGGACTGGATGAAGAGACCAACTGGAAAGGTATGTACCATTACTTATCAAAGGTGAAGGCACCAGATTTTGGATTTACTCCGGATGCTGAATATCCGGCTATATATGCTGAGAAGGGAATTCTGGTTTTTCAGCTGGCTAAAAAAATCGGCAAAAGTGCAGGAAAGGGACTGGAACTCAGGAGCCTCACCGGGGGTAACGCACCTAATTCCGTAGCGGATTATGCCAGAGCCGTGGTCAGAGCAGATAAAATGGAAGCCTATGACAAAGTAAAAGAACTGGCATCCCAATACAGGGATCAAAATTGTGCTGAAGAGGGACAGCATGCCTATGGAGCTAAATTAAACTGTAAAGGTGTTGGTAAGAGCTTAGAAATAGTAGTGCAAGGTGTTTCTGCCCATGGAGCTACCCCGGAAGACGGAACCAACGCCGTTTCAGTATTAATGGACTTTTTAGGTAAAATTGACATAATAAATGATGACGTAAATGAATTTGTAGAGTTTTATAACAAACATATTGGCTTCGAACTGGACGGGAGTGCCATGGGATGTGGGCTTTCTGATGAAGCTTCAGGAAAACTGGTATTTAATGTGGGCAAGGTGGACCTTGAAGGAGAAGCGTTAATTCTTACTATAAACATAAGGTACCCTGTTACCTTCAATGATGACACAGTTTATCAGGCTATGATGCCTGTTATTAACAAGTATAATATGGGGGTCATAAAAATAAAAAACCAGGATCCTATTTACATGCCAAAGGATCATCCCATGATTAAAACATTAATGGAAATCTATGGAGAGCATACGGGAGATACGGAAAGAGAGCCTATTCTTATAGGAGGGGAACTTATGCCAGAGCTGCAAAGAATATCGTAGCTTTCGGAAGCATATTTCCTGGTGATTTTGATTCATCACATCAAAAAAATGAATGTATTGAAATCGACAAATTAGTTTTAAATGCGAAAATTTTTGCAGATGCTATTTACAGATTAACACACTAAGTATATAATAATATGCAGAATTGTTTCAGGGGGAGGTGTAAGTCCTCACCGGCGGTAATGAGTTTTATACTACGAGTCCGCGAGCTGAAAAGCAGAATGGGTCAGATTCCCATACCGACGGTATAGTCCGGATGAAAGAAACAGGCATGTTTAATTGACGTGCTTTTATTTCAATGCAGCATACCCTGAGAGAAATCTCAGGGTTTTTTTATTATTTAGAAAAGATTGAGAGGATTAAAAATGACATCACGAAACAAAACAGTTAAAATGGCCAAAATGGGTATGCTTGTGGCAATCTCAGTAGTTTTGGTATATTTAGTACACTTTCCTATTTTCCCGGCCGCAACATTTTTAGAATATGATCCTGCGGATATTCCGATTTTTATTGGTACATTTGCCTTTGGACCAATGGCGGGCCTTCTGCTGGCAATCGTTACTGCTGTAATCCAGGGAACAACGGTAAGTGCCATCAGTGGTTTGTATGGCATTATCATGCATATTTTAGCTACGGGTTCCTTTGTATTAGTTGCAGGAATGTTGTACAAGGGCAGAAAGAATAAAAAAGAAGCGGTAATAGCCCTTTGTGCTGGTGTTATTACCATGACTGTGGTAATGGTGATAGCCAATATGATTGTTACACCCCTGTTTACGGGTTGGCCCTTAAGCGCAGTTATGAAGGTAATGCCGTTTATTGTACTATTTAATCTGATAAAAGCCGGAGTGAATTCGGTAATAACTTTCTTCCTATATAAAAGGATAGCTGGATTTTTACATAAATAGCCAGATTATGATTAATATGTTAAGATAATAAAATGCCCTGAGTCAGTCAGGGCATTTTATTTATGTATACTTTTAATATTTTATTAAAATAAATTATGTGGTACAATAAAAGGTATGAGTAAATTAATTATAAAAGATGAGAAACAAACAAAAGAATTTGGGCTAAGGCTTGCGGATAAGCTGATGCCGGGAAGCGTTGTGGCGCTGATTGGCGATTTGGGAACAGGCAAAACAGCACTTACCAAATATATTGCAGAAGGACTTGGAATTAAGGAAACAATTACAAGCCCTACTTTTACTATTGTCCAGGAATATTACCAGGGCGGCTGCCTCTTTATCATTTTGACGTGTATAGAATCAATGATATAGAAGAAATGTTTGAACTTGGCTATGAGGAATATTTCTTTGGAAAAGGGGTGTGCATCGTAGAATGGGCAGACTTAATAACAGAGATTATTCCGGAAGATGCCCTTGTTATTAATATTACCTATGGACAGAATGAAGGGGAAAGAATTTACGACATAAAAGGACTGGAGGCGGGTCTATGAATATATTAGCCATTGAAACCACCGGGGCTGCGGCATCGGTGGCAGTAATCAATGAAAAGGGTCAGATTTTTGAGGAAGTTTGCAGGGAAACGCTGAATCATCTGCAGTTTTTAATGCCCATGGTGGAGAAGGTGCTCGAAAAAAGTAAATTGCATATAAACGATTTGACAGCAATCGCAGCATCTGAAGGACCAGGTTCTTTTACTGGTATCAGGATAGGTGTTTCTTCTGCCAGGGCACTGGCACAGGCATTGAAGTTAGAATGTATCAGCGTACCAACCCTAAAATCTTTCCTTTTTAACAAAGAAGAATACCAGGGTATTTACTGCCCTATTTTCAATGCCAGAAGGAACCAGGTATATGGGGGAGCCTATAAATGGGGTGACAGTCATTCGATTCAGGAAGTGGTAGAAGGAAAGGCTTATATGCTTTCGGAAATTCTGGATTTGCTGGCACAGGTTTTAGAAAAAGAACAGAATGAAGTAACTTTTTTTGGAGATGGTGTCGAAGCATATCAGTCTCAAATCGAGGAGTGGCAAAATTCATCGTTAAATAGCAATATACAAATTAACTTTGCAGATGCTGAAGCACGCTATCAAAAATCATCCTCTGTTGCAAAACTTGCTCTTGAATTGTATAAAGAGGGAAAAATGTGCCAGTTTAATGATCTCAGACCTAATTATATGAGAAAAGCCGAAGCAGAAAGAAAGTTAGATGAAGCAAAAGCGGCTCAGGATAAACGGTGAGCCCTATGAGTGAATTGATTATCCGAAGTGCAGAGGAGCGGGACATTAAGTCTATGGCAGAACTGGATAAAGTGTGCTTTGCAGATCCATGGAGTGAAGAGTCTTTTAAAAGTGAGATTATGGAAAATGAAAGGGCATTTTATATAGTTGCTGAAACGGATGATAAAATTGTGGGATATGCAGGATTGTGGGCTGTTTTCGACGAAGGACACATCACTAATGTGGCCGTCTCTCCAGCATATAGACGAAGAGGAATCGGAAGAGCTATTATTACAGTTTTAATAGAGACTGGAGAAGGTAATGGATTGAACAGTTTTACCCTGGAAGTAAGAGAATCCAATCTGCCAGCACAGAACTTATATAAAGAATTCAGCTTTAAGCCGGCGGGCATCCGAAAAGGCTATTATCTGGATAATGGTGAAAACGCTATAATTATGTGGCGTACTCATGAATAAAACAAATTACCTTTGAAATACTAAGATAAAAAGTATTTTGGAGGTTTGTAAAATGACAGTTTACTATGGCAATAACAGAAACAGAGATAATTATTACTATAACAGCAGTGAAGACTATTATGATGACATGAGCAATCCTGTATCAAATTGCAGCCGATTTGAGAGAAGGCACGATTTCAGCACATTTAATATGTCGGATTACATGTCATGTGAAAACTGCAGACATTTATCTTCAGATAACAAATGTATTGCACGTGCAGATACACATAATGGGAGTATGGAATGAAAAACGGAAAATTTTTAACAATGGCAATTGAGTCAAGCTGTGATGAGACTTCGGTAGCCTTACTTCTTGAAGGAAGGGAAGTGCTTTCCAATGTTATTTCCTCGCAGATAAAAGTACATCAGGTTTTTGGAGGAGTTGTACCCGAAATTGCATCCAGACATCATCTGGAAAACATCAATAATGTAACAACTCAGGCCTTGATGGAAGCAGGTGTTACGCTGGATGATGTGGACTTAATCGGTGTAACTTACGGACCTGGACTTGTGGGGGCGCTGTTGATTGGCTTAGCATCTGCAAAGGCGTACGCTTTTGCCAAAAACATTCCTTTAGTAGGAGTACATCATATACAAGGGCACATTAGTGCCAACTACATACAGTACCCTGATTTAGAGCCACCTTTTATGGCTTTGGTTGTTTCAGGGGGGCATACAAATATCGTAGAAGTAGAAAATTACAACTCTTTTAAAGTACTGGGCGGCACCCGGGATGATGCTGCCGGAGAAGCCTTTGATAAAGTCGCAAGAGTTCTGGGACTGGGATATCCAGGAGGGCCTTTAATTGATAAAATTTCAAAAGAAGGAGATGCGGAAGCTATTCCATTTAAGAGGGTGTTTCTTGAAAAGGGTAGCTATGATTTCAGTTTCAGCGGTATAAAGACAGGTGTACTGAATTACATCAATTCAGAAAAACAGGCAGGCAGAGAAGTGAACATTGCCAATGTTGCAGCCAGCTTTCAGCAGGCAGTTCTGGATGTAATTGTCACAAAAGCTGTGGATGCAGCCATAAAAATGAAAAAGGATAAGATTGTGCTGGCAGGAGGAGTGGCTGCAAACAGCAGGCTTCGGGAAATGCTCACGGAGAAGTGCGGAGAGAACGGAATTAAACTTTACTGTCCTGCACCTATTTTATGTACAGACAATGCAGCTATGATTGGATGTGCTGCATATTACAAATACAAAGCGGGATTTTGCAGTGATTTAACCTTGGATGCCTATCCAAATTTACCACTTACAGACATTTAAACTGCAAAATTCTGTAACGAAAATTAAAAAACGGAGATATGAAATGATAATACTTTCAGCAACGAATATAATGAAGGTATATGGCGTGGATGTAATTCTTAAAGATGTCTCTTTTCATGTAAATCAGGGAGACAGGATTGGCATAGTAGGCAACAATGGTGCAGGAAAGACCACCTTGCTGAATATATTATGTGGAGAAATGCCATATGACGATGGAAATGTATTTATTTCCGCGAATACAAGTATCGGATACTTAAAACAAAGTCAGAATTTTGATTCAGATAAGACACTAATAGAAGAAGTTTCAGCTATCTTCAGCCATATAGCTGACATGGAAAAGGAAATGGCTGAGTTGTCCCATGAAATTTCGGACAAGTCTTCAAAAGAAGAAAATGTAGATAAACTTCTGCAAAGATATGATGAAATCATGGAAGCTTATAACAGATGTAACGGTTATAGTTATAAAAGTGAAATAAATGGCATATTAAATAGCATGGCTTTTACAGAAGATTTTTATCATAAAAAGATATCCATGCTAAGTGGTGGAGAAAAAACCAGGCTGGCACTGGCCTGTCTTCTTTTAAAGAAACCAGATATCTTATTTTTAGACGAGCCGACCAACCATCTTGATATTGGAACCTTAAAATGGCTGGAGCAGTATCTCAAGTCCTATAGTGGAACAATTATATTAATATCCCATGACCGATATTTTCTGGATCAGACGGTTAACCGTATCTTTGAAGTGGAAAACCATAAGTTGTATACATATCAGGGTGGATATTCTGAATACGCAGAGAAAAAACGACAGAGACGGGAAGAAGAACTAAGGAAATATGAAGGACAGCAGAAAGAAATAGCCAGACAGGAAGAAATCATCAGAAGGTTTAAGCAACATGGTACAGAAAAACTGGCTAAGCGCGCCCAATCCAGAGAAAAACGGCTAGCCCAGATTGAGCTTGTGGAAAAGCCAGAGGCTCTTGTGGGCAAAATGAAAATACATTTTAAACAGCAGTTTAAGAGCGGAAATGATGTGGCTTTGGGAGAAGGTCTGCAAAAAGGATTTGGCTATGGCATGCAGAGAAAAGAGCTGTTTAAAAATGTAGATTTTGACATAAAAAGGGGTGAGAGAATTTGCATAGTAGGAGCAAATGGTGTGGGTAAAACTACCTTGCTTAAAATCCTCATGAATGAGCTTGAACCTGATGGCGGGCGGCTAAAGATAGGGCATAATGTTCAATTCGGGTATTATGATCAGGAACAGCAGAATCTGAATCCTTCCAATACAGTTTTTGATGAAATGAAAGATTCGTACAGACTCTACACGGACACAGAAATGAGAAGCATGCTGGGAAGATTTCTATTTAAAAATGAAAGCGTATTTTTAAATGTAGGAACTTTAAGTGGTGGAGAAAAGGCAAGGCTCTCCCTGCTGAAACTGATGCTTTCTGGTTCAAATGTGCTGATTCTGGATGAGCCGACCAATCATCTGGATATTACTTCAAAGGAAGTATTTGAAGATGCCCTGCTGGAGTTTCCTGGTACGGTCATTGTCGTATCCCATGACAGATATTTCTTAAACAAGGTTCCTACCAGAATCATGGAACTGGATACAGATGGCATGACAGCATATCTGGGTTCGTATGATTATTACATGGAAAAAAAGCAGGAAATTGTGTCAGGAAAAAAATATTTAAATGAGTTGAGCAGCGTTCAAAGCTTAAAAGATGAAGAGGTTTCGGAGGAATCAGAGTTTAAAAACCTGAGTTCCAGTGAACAAAGAAGAATAAATAAGGAGCTTGAAGCAAAAGCTAGAAGAAAGGAACGGGAGCAAAAAAAGCTGGAAGAGGAAATAGCAACACTGGAAAAACAAATTGCAGATTTGGAAAAAGAAATGTGCAAACAAGAGGTTTTCAGTAATCACATACTCCTTGCAGAATACCACGATAAAAGTGAGACTTGCAAAGCCAGGCTTTCCGAAACCTATGATAATTGGCTTTTAATACAGGAAGAGCAGGAATAATTATTGTGAAAAAATTGTGTTAATTTGTGTTAAAAATTATACAAAAATTTTTAAAAATGCTCTTGCATATCCTATAGTAGTAAATTATAATGAATTTTAGTCAATAGGACATAGAAAAAAATGAAATTGAGTGAAATGTATAGGAAATATATAGTTTCTAAAGTATGGAGGTTAGTTATATGACATTTGACAAAATAAAGGAAATTATTATTGAGCAGTTAAGCGTAGACGAAGCACAAGTTACTCTTGACACTCATCTTATGAAAGATTTAGAAGCTGATTCACTGGATGCAGTAGAAATAATCATGGCAATCGAAGATGAATTTGACATCGAAGTTCCAGATGAAGACGCTGAAAAGTTCCAGTGCGTTGGTGACATTGTTAAGTACGTTGAAGAAAAATTAAACTAGTCATCAGATGAAAGCCCGCAGATAGCGGGTTTTCGTTATTATTGAATATGGCTGGATATAAAAAGGAATTTGTGAAAATGAAAAAAGGTTCAAAAATATCAAATGCGGTAATTAAGCGGTTACCTAGATATAGAAGATATCTTAATGAGCTCAAAAGAAAAGGTGTTGATAAAATCTCTTCAAGAGAGTTAAGTGATTTAATCGGGTATACAGCTTCTCAGATCAGACAGGACCTTAACAATTTTGGGGGCTTCGGTCAACAGGGTTATGGCTACAACGTGGAAGCATTATATAATGAAATCAGCAGCATTTTGGGGCTTGATAAAGAATATAAAATGGTTATTGTAGGAGCAGGAAATCTGGGACAGGCCATTGCGAATCATACTTCATATTATAAAGCAGGATTTGTTGTATGTTCTTTATTTGAAGTAAATCCAAAGCTTGTAGGAATAAAGATAAATGATATCGATGTACGTGACTGCGAAGAACTGGTACCGTATATTGAAGATAACAGTATTGATATAGGAATTATCTGTACAACGAAAGATGCAGCACAGGAAGTGGCAGATAAAATGTCCTTTGCTGGTGTAAAAGGCATATGGAATTTTGCCGCTGTAGATTTGGAAGTTCCAGAAACTGTTGCAGTAGAAAATGTCCACTTAAGTGACGGGCTACATTCACTGGCATATCATATTAATAGAAATCATTATTTTGAATAGAAAATATGAAAATAACCGTTTCAAAAGAAACGGTTATTTGTTATAGTAGAACTTATAATAGATTAACCTTCTACGATAGCATCAACAGGACATGCATTAGCGCATGCACCACAATCAATACACTTGTCAGCATCTATAACTCTAGCGCCGTCACCCTCAGAAATTGCTTCTACAGGACATTCTGGGTCGCAAGCTCCGCAGTTGATGCAAGCATCTGTAATTTTGTAAGCCATTGTTGATAATCCTCCTTTTTTAAAGTGCTCAAAAGCCAATTAGATTATATCAAAGGGAAATGGAGAAGTAAAGATGAAAGTTTATTCTCTTGTCGGAAAAAGCGGAACTGGGAAGAGTTATCAGGCTATGTCATTATGCGGCAGAAAGGACATCCCTGCCATTATTGATGACGGCCTGTTTATATATGAGAGCCGGATTTTACAGGGTCAGTCCGCCAAGCGGCAGACGACAAAAATCGGGGCCATAAAAACAGCCTTATTTACAGATGAAGAACATCGTCAAACTGTTGCCAAAAAAATTAAAGAGATTAATCCGGATAAGATACTAATATTAGGTACTTCTACGGGAATGGTGAACAAAATTGCTGAGAGGCTGGAACTACCAGAGATAGAAGAACGGATTTTTATTGAAGATATTACAACGGAAGCTCAGAGAACAGCAGCCCGAAAGCAAAGGGTGGAACTGGGCAAACATGTCATTCCTGCACCAGCAGGTCAACTGAAAACGGATTTTTCAGGGTATTTCCTTCACCCAATCCGTATGATCAGGGGGTTTGGCTTTGGAACCAAAGAAAACATCCAGGAAAGGTCTGTAGTCAGGCCTACATACAGTTATCTGGGTGAATTCTTTATTTCTGATAAAGTTGTGAATGATATTGTATACTATCTGGGAGAAAAGAACGAGGGCGTTCATTCAATAGTGAGGGTACTTACCCAGAACACCAAAACAGGTATAGGATTAACAGTTACAGTGAATATGAACTATGGAAATCAGGTTATGGAATGTGCCCGGGAGCTGCAAAGGGAAATTACCGAGCATGTAGCCTATATGACGGCTTTTAATATTCATTCTGTAGATGTAGAGGTTAAAGGATTAGTATAAATTATAAATGCAGGAAAAACGGACTTGGAGAAAACAATGGTAGTCACAGAAAAAGTCAGAGATTTTAATCTGGACCACATATTTGATTGTGGGCAGTGCTTTCGATGGAACAAAGAGGAAGATGGAAGCTATACGGGTATAGCCTTTGGGAGACCAGTAAATATATGTTTTGAAATAGATAAAGAAGAAGAGAACCAGGGCAGGCTTTCTATAGATAATATTGACGAAAAGGAATTTAATCAATACTGGAAATCCTATCTGGATTTAGACAGGGACTATGGGCAGATAAAGGCTGTTTTAGGGGAAAAAGATTTAATTATGGCTGAGGCCATAAAATCCGGACAGGGAATAAGAATATTAAAACAAGATCCATGGGAGACCCTGGTGTCTTTTATCATATCCCAGAACAATAATATTCCCAGAATCAAAAAATGTATTGAAGGCTTGTGTGAAATGTTCGGAGAGAGTGCAGGAAATTTTCGAGGAAAAAGATATTTCGCTTTTCCCAAGCCTGAAGCCCTGGCTCAATTGACGGAAGTTGACTTAGCCCCTGTTAAACTGGGATACAGGGCAAAATATATAATAGAAACTGCCAGAAGAATTGCTGCTGACAATGCCAGCCACTTAAAAGAAGAGCACACGGATTTGCTGACACTGGAGCAGCTTTGCCACGCAGAGACCCAAAAGGGCTATGAGTATTTAATGAGTTTATGTGGTGTAGGACCTAAGGTCGCAAATTGTATTTTACTGTTTGGTATGGGAAAACACGAGAGTTTTCCTATTGATGTGTGGGTTCGTCGTGTGATGCACAGACTATATGGTATAGAGGAAAATGATATGAAAAGTATGTCGGATTATGCCAGTGAAAACTTTGGACAATATGGAGGCATAGCGCAGCAGTATTTATTCTATCACATAAGGCAGTTGGAGAAATAAGTAGGGAGATGGTGTTACACATGCTTGGACCAATAGTAAACGCTGCAGCTATCATTGTATGTGGGCTGGCAGGAACGTATGTAATAAAAGGGGTACCTGAAAGATTTGAAAATCTGGTCATGAAGGCTATTGCTCTTTCTCTTATATACATAGGAATATCCGGAGCATTAGAAAATAAGAGGGTAATGATTCTGATTCTAAGCCTGGTAATTGGAGCTATTGTAGGGGAAGCAATCAATATTGATTTGCAGATGAACAGATTTGGGAAATGGGCAGAGAAAAAGCTGGGATTTTCAGAAGGTAACTTCGCTAAAGGGTTTGTGAATGCATCCATTTTATTCTGTACGGGGTCCATGGCCATAGTAGGGTCACTGGAAAGTGGACTGCAGGGAGATTGTGAAACCTTGTTTGCCAAAGCCATACTGGATGGAGTAATCGCTGTGGTATTTGCCTCACAAATGGGGGCTGGTGTGATATTTTCTGCAATTCCGGTGCTTATTTATGAAGGGGGCATTGCCCTAGGGGCAACTTTTATGAAAGGAATGCTTACGGAGGATATCATTACAGAAATGTCTGCTGTAGGAAGTCTTTTAATTGCAGGTATAGGCTTTAATTTCATGGAAGTCAGGGAAATTAAGGTTGCCAATCTGATACCCGCTATATTTTTGCCGTGGCTGTTTATCGCTCTCGAGAAAATGTTTACATAATAATATTTATTGGAAATATAGTGCTTGACTTTGTTGTCGTACTATTTTTATCCATAAAATTAAAAAAAAGTATTGACATTGGGAAAGATTAGTTTAAAATATAGTTAGCACTCAGGGATAATGAGTGCTAACAAAAACATAAATAATAAAATTATATATATCAAACAACAGGAGGTATGAAAAATGAGTTTTGGAATTAAGCCACTTGGCGCTAGAGTAGTAATTAAGATGGTTGAAGCAGAAGAAAAGACCAAGAGCGGTATCGTTCTTCCAGGCCAGGCTAAAGAACAGCCACAGATGGCAGAAGTGGTTGCTGTAGGACCTGGAACAGAAGAAGAAAAAATGGAATTAAAAGCTGGCGACAAGGTAGTATTCTCAAAGTATGCCGGGACTGAAATCAAATACGCAGGTGAGGAATACACCATTATGAGCCAGAAAGATATTTTGGCAATTGTAGAATAAGAAAGAGGGGAATTGAAAATGGCTAAGGATTTAC carries:
- the abc-f gene encoding ribosomal protection-like ABC-F family protein, whose protein sequence is MIILSATNIMKVYGVDVILKDVSFHVNQGDRIGIVGNNGAGKTTLLNILCGEMPYDDGNVFISANTSIGYLKQSQNFDSDKTLIEEVSAIFSHIADMEKEMAELSHEISDKSSKEENVDKLLQRYDEIMEAYNRCNGYSYKSEINGILNSMAFTEDFYHKKISMLSGGEKTRLALACLLLKKPDILFLDEPTNHLDIGTLKWLEQYLKSYSGTIILISHDRYFLDQTVNRIFEVENHKLYTYQGGYSEYAEKKRQRREEELRKYEGQQKEIARQEEIIRRFKQHGTEKLAKRAQSREKRLAQIELVEKPEALVGKMKIHFKQQFKSGNDVALGEGLQKGFGYGMQRKELFKNVDFDIKRGERICIVGANGVGKTTLLKILMNELEPDGGRLKIGHNVQFGYYDQEQQNLNPSNTVFDEMKDSYRLYTDTEMRSMLGRFLFKNESVFLNVGTLSGGEKARLSLLKLMLSGSNVLILDEPTNHLDITSKEVFEDALLEFPGTVIVVSHDRYFLNKVPTRIMELDTDGMTAYLGSYDYYMEKKQEIVSGKKYLNELSSVQSLKDEEVSEESEFKNLSSSEQRRINKELEAKARRKEREQKKLEEEIATLEKQIADLEKEMCKQEVFSNHILLAEYHDKSETCKARLSETYDNWLLIQEEQE
- the acpP gene encoding acyl carrier protein; this translates as MTFDKIKEIIIEQLSVDEAQVTLDTHLMKDLEADSLDAVEIIMAIEDEFDIEVPDEDAEKFQCVGDIVKYVEEKLN
- a CDS encoding redox-sensing transcriptional repressor Rex, with product MAGYKKEFVKMKKGSKISNAVIKRLPRYRRYLNELKRKGVDKISSRELSDLIGYTASQIRQDLNNFGGFGQQGYGYNVEALYNEISSILGLDKEYKMVIVGAGNLGQAIANHTSYYKAGFVVCSLFEVNPKLVGIKINDIDVRDCEELVPYIEDNSIDIGIICTTKDAAQEVADKMSFAGVKGIWNFAAVDLEVPETVAVENVHLSDGLHSLAYHINRNHYFE
- a CDS encoding 4Fe-4S binding protein — its product is MAYKITDACINCGACDPECPVEAISEGDGARVIDADKCIDCGACANACPVDAIVEG
- a CDS encoding Asp23/Gls24 family envelope stress response protein, which translates into the protein MKVYSLVGKSGTGKSYQAMSLCGRKDIPAIIDDGLFIYESRILQGQSAKRQTTKIGAIKTALFTDEEHRQTVAKKIKEINPDKILILGTSTGMVNKIAERLELPEIEERIFIEDITTEAQRTAARKQRVELGKHVIPAPAGQLKTDFSGYFLHPIRMIRGFGFGTKENIQERSVVRPTYSYLGEFFISDKVVNDIVYYLGEKNEGVHSIVRVLTQNTKTGIGLTVTVNMNYGNQVMECARELQREITEHVAYMTAFNIHSVDVEVKGLV
- a CDS encoding DNA-3-methyladenine glycosylase family protein yields the protein MVVTEKVRDFNLDHIFDCGQCFRWNKEEDGSYTGIAFGRPVNICFEIDKEEENQGRLSIDNIDEKEFNQYWKSYLDLDRDYGQIKAVLGEKDLIMAEAIKSGQGIRILKQDPWETLVSFIISQNNNIPRIKKCIEGLCEMFGESAGNFRGKRYFAFPKPEALAQLTEVDLAPVKLGYRAKYIIETARRIAADNASHLKEEHTDLLTLEQLCHAETQKGYEYLMSLCGVGPKVANCILLFGMGKHESFPIDVWVRRVMHRLYGIEENDMKSMSDYASENFGQYGGIAQQYLFYHIRQLEK
- a CDS encoding DUF554 domain-containing protein; this encodes MLGPIVNAAAIIVCGLAGTYVIKGVPERFENLVMKAIALSLIYIGISGALENKRVMILILSLVIGAIVGEAINIDLQMNRFGKWAEKKLGFSEGNFAKGFVNASILFCTGSMAIVGSLESGLQGDCETLFAKAILDGVIAVVFASQMGAGVIFSAIPVLIYEGGIALGATFMKGMLTEDIITEMSAVGSLLIAGIGFNFMEVREIKVANLIPAIFLPWLFIALEKMFT
- a CDS encoding co-chaperone GroES — its product is MSFGIKPLGARVVIKMVEAEEKTKSGIVLPGQAKEQPQMAEVVAVGPGTEEEKMELKAGDKVVFSKYAGTEIKYAGEEYTIMSQKDILAIVE